In the genome of Prosthecobacter algae, one region contains:
- a CDS encoding DUF1549 domain-containing protein, translating into MKTPFLTFASLSLLALAVQAAPPKKEEGIDPNKPVSFYKHIRPILQANCTGCHQPAKAKGDYVMTDFAKLLAGGEEGNAIVPGKPEESNLLKVSTPNAEGKVEMPPKGDPLHETQVALIKRWVSEGAKDDTPASAMAHYDMEHPPVYVTAPAVTSMEYSPDGTLLAVAGYHEVLIHKADGSGIVTRLVGLAERIQKLAWSPDGSKILVTGGSPAREGEIQVWDVAKKKLELSKSLTFDTLYGASWSPDGKFIAVGCADNGLRAFEATTGKETLFMGGHSDWVLDTVWSTDGKFIASCGRDMSVKLTEVETQRFVDNITSITPGALKGGVQALVRHPLRNEILIGGTDGMPAIYRMERITKRVIGDNANLIRKFPLMQGRIFGVDFAPDGKRIAAGASHEGTGQVNIYASDYDSTMPDEVKTIVETRSGAGKALEDWIVKDVKLIASVPMPTGGIFTVSFSPDGQTVAAAGQDGRIRLIESATGKIAKEFVSVPLVENKALAASEVIADDSVRATAVKDDKVETLVPGLTVASIEVQPTTISLSKPMEYAQLLVTATLSNGTKADVTRMAKLTFQGGEAASINEHGLLRPGSDGKGEVKVAFMGKSATVPVTVTGMNLALKPDYVRDVMPITSKLGCNMGTCHGAKDGKAGFKLSLRGYDPIYDVLAFTDELASRRANVASPDHSLMLLKASGSVPHEGGQLTVPGELYYETLKAWISQGAKLDLKTPRVTSIEVFPKNPVLERIGSRQQIRVIARYADGYVKDVTAEAFVDSGNMEVLEADKTGLVTSLRRGEAAILARFEGAYAATTVTVMGDRTGFAWKEPEKWTKIDELVTRKWERMKIEPSGLCSDEDFLRRIHIDLTGLPPKVEEVRAFVADARDSRTKRNEVIDKLIGNPDFVDHWSNKWADMLQVNSKFLGNEGVKILRDWIKQQVADNTPYDRMAYRIITATGSTKDNPAAAYYKTVRTPEELVENTTHLFLATRFNCNKCHDHPFEKWTWDQYYQTAAFFAQVDMKTDPASAGKTIGGTAVEGAKPLYEIVGDKTMGEMNHLRTNAPVAPQVPFDMELVSKTATSRREQFATWMTSPENDYFAMSYTNRIWGYLTGTGVIEPLDDIRAGNPPSNPELLQYLTNEFVQSGFNVRHLMKIITQSRTYQLSLSTNKWNEDDKVNYSHAKARRLPAEVLFDSVFAVTGSMPNIPGVPKGTRAAQLIDGQTQLPDGFLTNFGKPARESVCECERSNEVNLGPVMALMSGPTVGDAISDPNNAIAKLTNEVKDDAKLVEEIFLRILNRKPTGKEINAALASMAGMDVEHKQLAAEWQAKEAEQKPVIAKAEAERLALIAAAKKELEDYQVKMAPEVKRKQETRLAAIKKAEEAVKKAAETAPMLQPRWEQYADLTTEWVPLELTVMRAAGVEKLEVQPDGSVFATAFPESRLAAGNYQLSGKTPLENVTAIKLEMLPDDRLPNNGPGTAPDGNFVLSEFNVSATALSPAGGQRVKGGVPQELRNPKADFEQANFAVTEALKKGNRDRGWAVSPEGGFRHEATFEFAKPVAFKGGSQFIIQMSQPFQNGRYNLGRFRLWVTSSPVVRFGVAKAVADAIKTSAAKRTAEQKAALVTHFLDQARDYQTTKKTLAAAKKPLPVDAQLVALEAKYQSSQSPITLDPKLVQLRRDADLSSKQLGNKRLTAAQDLAWALINSPAFLFNH; encoded by the coding sequence ACGTGATGACCGACTTTGCCAAACTGCTGGCAGGTGGAGAAGAGGGCAACGCCATCGTCCCCGGCAAGCCAGAGGAATCGAACCTCCTCAAGGTCTCCACCCCCAATGCCGAAGGCAAGGTGGAGATGCCACCCAAGGGCGATCCCCTGCATGAAACCCAGGTCGCTCTCATCAAGCGCTGGGTCAGCGAGGGGGCCAAAGATGATACCCCAGCTTCCGCCATGGCGCACTATGACATGGAGCACCCGCCCGTGTATGTCACCGCCCCAGCCGTGACCTCCATGGAGTATTCGCCCGATGGCACCCTGCTCGCAGTGGCCGGTTACCACGAAGTGCTCATTCATAAGGCCGATGGCAGTGGCATTGTTACACGTTTGGTTGGGCTGGCGGAGCGCATTCAAAAGCTGGCCTGGTCGCCCGATGGCAGCAAGATCCTCGTTACTGGCGGTAGCCCAGCGCGCGAAGGGGAGATCCAGGTCTGGGATGTGGCGAAGAAGAAGCTGGAGCTGTCCAAGTCACTGACTTTCGACACTCTTTACGGCGCCAGTTGGTCGCCCGATGGCAAGTTCATCGCCGTCGGTTGTGCGGACAATGGCTTGCGCGCTTTTGAAGCAACCACAGGTAAAGAAACCCTCTTCATGGGTGGCCATAGTGACTGGGTGCTGGACACCGTGTGGAGCACGGATGGCAAGTTCATCGCCTCCTGCGGCCGTGACATGAGTGTGAAACTTACGGAGGTGGAAACGCAGCGTTTTGTGGACAACATCACCTCCATCACACCGGGCGCTCTCAAAGGCGGTGTGCAGGCCCTGGTGCGCCATCCTTTGCGCAATGAAATCCTCATCGGCGGCACCGATGGCATGCCGGCCATCTACCGCATGGAGCGCATCACCAAACGAGTCATCGGGGACAATGCCAACCTCATCCGCAAGTTTCCCCTCATGCAGGGCCGCATCTTCGGGGTGGACTTCGCGCCCGATGGCAAACGCATCGCCGCAGGGGCCTCGCATGAAGGCACCGGCCAGGTGAATATCTACGCCTCCGACTACGACAGCACCATGCCGGACGAGGTGAAGACCATCGTCGAAACCCGCAGCGGCGCTGGCAAGGCCCTGGAGGACTGGATCGTCAAAGACGTGAAGCTCATCGCCAGTGTGCCCATGCCCACCGGTGGCATCTTTACCGTCAGCTTCAGTCCCGATGGTCAAACCGTGGCGGCCGCCGGGCAGGATGGTCGCATCCGGCTCATCGAATCCGCCACGGGTAAGATCGCCAAGGAGTTTGTGAGCGTGCCATTGGTCGAGAACAAAGCCCTCGCGGCCAGTGAAGTCATTGCCGATGACAGCGTGCGTGCGACGGCGGTAAAGGATGACAAAGTGGAGACTCTGGTTCCCGGTCTTACCGTCGCCTCCATCGAGGTGCAGCCCACCACCATCAGCCTCAGCAAGCCCATGGAGTATGCCCAGCTTTTGGTCACGGCGACTCTGAGCAACGGCACGAAGGCCGATGTCACCCGCATGGCCAAATTGACCTTCCAAGGTGGCGAGGCAGCCAGCATCAATGAGCACGGTCTGCTGCGCCCTGGCAGCGATGGCAAAGGCGAAGTGAAGGTCGCCTTCATGGGCAAAAGTGCCACCGTGCCCGTGACGGTGACAGGCATGAATCTAGCGCTGAAACCGGACTACGTGCGCGATGTGATGCCCATCACCTCCAAGCTCGGTTGCAACATGGGCACCTGCCATGGGGCCAAGGATGGCAAGGCAGGCTTTAAGCTCAGCCTGCGCGGTTATGACCCCATTTATGACGTGCTCGCTTTTACCGATGAACTCGCCAGCCGTCGTGCCAATGTGGCTTCTCCAGATCATTCGCTGATGCTGCTGAAGGCCAGCGGTTCCGTCCCCCATGAAGGCGGGCAGTTGACCGTCCCGGGTGAACTTTATTATGAAACGCTGAAGGCCTGGATCAGCCAGGGAGCCAAGCTCGACCTTAAGACCCCACGGGTAACGAGCATCGAAGTGTTCCCCAAGAATCCCGTGCTGGAGCGCATCGGCAGCCGCCAGCAGATCCGCGTCATCGCCCGTTATGCCGATGGTTATGTCAAAGATGTCACCGCCGAAGCCTTTGTGGACAGCGGCAACATGGAAGTACTGGAAGCGGATAAAACCGGCCTCGTGACCAGCCTGCGCCGTGGGGAGGCCGCCATCCTCGCACGCTTTGAAGGGGCCTATGCCGCCACCACCGTCACCGTCATGGGAGATCGCACCGGCTTCGCCTGGAAGGAGCCTGAGAAGTGGACCAAGATTGATGAACTCGTGACCCGCAAGTGGGAGCGCATGAAGATCGAACCCAGCGGACTGTGCAGCGATGAAGACTTCCTACGCCGCATTCACATTGACCTCACCGGCCTGCCTCCAAAGGTGGAAGAAGTGCGCGCCTTTGTAGCAGATGCACGGGACAGCCGGACGAAGCGCAATGAGGTCATTGATAAGCTCATCGGCAATCCAGACTTTGTGGATCATTGGTCGAACAAATGGGCGGACATGCTGCAGGTGAACAGCAAATTTCTCGGCAACGAAGGCGTCAAGATTTTGCGAGATTGGATCAAGCAACAGGTCGCGGATAACACGCCATATGACCGCATGGCCTATCGCATCATCACGGCCACGGGTTCTACCAAGGACAATCCCGCTGCTGCTTATTACAAGACCGTTCGCACCCCGGAAGAACTGGTGGAAAACACCACGCACCTTTTCCTGGCCACTCGATTCAATTGCAACAAGTGCCACGACCATCCTTTTGAAAAATGGACCTGGGACCAATACTACCAGACCGCCGCTTTCTTTGCCCAAGTGGACATGAAGACCGATCCCGCAAGCGCTGGCAAGACCATCGGTGGTACCGCCGTGGAAGGAGCCAAACCTCTGTATGAAATCGTCGGTGACAAAACCATGGGCGAGATGAATCACCTGCGCACCAATGCCCCCGTCGCTCCTCAGGTGCCCTTTGACATGGAGTTGGTTAGCAAGACCGCCACCAGCCGCCGCGAGCAGTTTGCCACCTGGATGACTAGCCCGGAAAACGACTACTTCGCCATGAGTTACACCAATCGCATTTGGGGTTACCTCACCGGCACTGGAGTCATCGAGCCCCTGGACGACATCCGTGCAGGCAACCCGCCGAGCAATCCTGAGCTGCTCCAATATCTGACGAATGAGTTTGTGCAGAGCGGGTTCAATGTGCGTCACCTGATGAAGATCATCACCCAGAGCCGCACCTATCAACTTAGCCTCTCCACCAACAAATGGAACGAGGATGACAAGGTGAACTACAGCCATGCTAAAGCCCGCCGCCTGCCTGCCGAGGTGCTGTTTGACTCTGTCTTTGCGGTGACTGGCTCCATGCCCAACATCCCTGGCGTGCCCAAAGGCACACGGGCGGCTCAGCTCATTGACGGTCAAACGCAGTTGCCAGATGGCTTCCTAACCAACTTTGGTAAACCTGCGCGTGAGAGCGTGTGCGAGTGCGAGCGCAGCAACGAGGTGAATCTCGGCCCTGTCATGGCCCTGATGTCCGGCCCAACGGTGGGTGATGCGATCAGTGATCCGAACAACGCCATCGCCAAGCTCACGAATGAAGTGAAGGACGACGCCAAGCTGGTGGAAGAAATCTTCCTGCGCATTCTCAATCGCAAACCGACAGGTAAGGAGATCAATGCAGCCCTGGCCAGCATGGCGGGCATGGATGTGGAGCATAAACAACTCGCTGCTGAATGGCAGGCGAAAGAGGCGGAACAAAAGCCAGTGATCGCCAAGGCAGAAGCCGAGCGCCTGGCTCTGATTGCCGCGGCTAAGAAGGAACTGGAAGACTACCAGGTGAAGATGGCCCCTGAGGTGAAGAGGAAACAAGAGACCCGCCTCGCTGCGATCAAGAAAGCCGAAGAGGCTGTAAAGAAAGCGGCCGAGACCGCCCCGATGCTGCAGCCGCGCTGGGAGCAGTATGCCGACCTCACGACGGAATGGGTGCCGCTGGAACTCACTGTCATGCGTGCCGCAGGCGTGGAGAAACTGGAGGTCCAGCCCGATGGCTCCGTCTTCGCCACCGCCTTTCCAGAAAGTCGTTTAGCCGCGGGTAACTACCAACTCAGTGGCAAGACCCCGCTGGAAAACGTCACGGCCATCAAGCTGGAAATGCTGCCGGATGACCGCCTCCCTAACAATGGACCTGGCACCGCCCCAGATGGTAACTTTGTGCTCAGCGAATTTAATGTCAGTGCCACTGCATTGAGCCCCGCTGGCGGCCAGCGTGTGAAGGGCGGTGTGCCGCAGGAACTGCGCAATCCGAAAGCGGATTTTGAACAGGCGAACTTCGCGGTTACGGAAGCTCTGAAAAAGGGCAATCGGGACCGGGGCTGGGCCGTGTCTCCTGAAGGTGGTTTCCGCCATGAGGCGACCTTTGAGTTTGCCAAACCTGTGGCCTTCAAAGGCGGTTCGCAGTTCATCATCCAGATGAGCCAGCCCTTCCAAAATGGTCGCTACAATCTGGGGCGCTTCCGCCTGTGGGTGACCTCCAGCCCCGTGGTCCGTTTCGGCGTGGCGAAGGCGGTGGCCGATGCCATCAAAACGTCTGCGGCTAAACGCACCGCCGAGCAGAAGGCTGCGCTGGTGACTCACTTCCTCGATCAAGCGCGTGACTATCAAACCACGAAAAAAACCCTGGCCGCCGCCAAGAAGCCATTGCCAGTGGATGCTCAACTGGTTGCCCTGGAGGCCAAATACCAGAGCAGCCAGAGCCCCATCACGCTGGATCCTAAACTGGTGCAGCTCCGCCGTGATGCGGATCTCAGCTCCAAACAACTCGGCAACAAACGACTCACGGCCGCGCAGGACTTGGCCTGGGCGCTCATCAATTCACCGGCGTTTCTCTTCAACCACTGA